The sequence TAGCTTCGACGATCGCCTGCTCAATCTCTGCCCCTGAGAAATCAAGCGTTTCGTAGGCTAATCGTTCTAAGTCATAGGACTTGAGGTTATGAGGGCGCAGCCGTGCTAGATGCACTCTAAAAATTGCTTGTCGCTCCTCTTGATTCGGTAAGCCTACGAAGAAAACTTCATCAAACCGGCCTTTGCGGAGCATTTCTGGGGGTAATGCCTGGACATCGTTAGCAGTCGCCACCACAAACACAGGGGATGTTTTTTCCGCTAGCCAGGTAATAAACGTTCCAAATACACGATTAGTGGTGCCGCCATCGCCCCGCCCATCAATGCCTGTGAAGGCTTTGTCAATTTCATCAATCCACAGCACACAGGGCGCTAGGGCCTCTGCCAATTGAATCATTTGCCGCGTGCGTGACTCTGACTCTCCTACTAAGCCTGCAAACAGCCGTCCTACATCTAACCGCAGTAGTGGCAAATGCCAGTGGTGGGCAATCGCCTTAGCTGTGAGGGATTTACCCGTGCCTTGAATACCCACTAGCAACAACCCTCTAGGATGGGGAAGTCCATACTGGCGAGCAGCCTCAGAAAATGCTCCTCCCCGTCGAATCAGCCAATCCTTAAGATTATCCAACCCACCTATATCAGTGATGTCTTCTTTGGCTGGATAAAAATCTAAAATCTGCGTTTGCCGAATTGTCTGTCGCTTTTCCTCTAGGATTAAATCAACATCGCTAGGAAGCAGTGAGCCATGGGTTGCGATCGCCCGTGCCAACACCCGCCGAATGCGTTCAATCGACAGTCCCTGACTAGAGCGGACAAACTCGTCCAAACTAGGGGCATCAAGCACCTGTCCAGTTGCCACCAGCAGGCGCTCTATCTCAGCCTGAATTTCGCTGCGATTAGGCAAAGGAAAATCCAGCAGCGTTAGCACCTCAGTTAAATCGTCGGGAATGGTGACTTGGGTGGACAAAATAACGACATTTTTGGGTTGGGATTTCAGGGTTCTAGCCAGATTTTTTAGCTTCCGTGAGATAGATGTGTCGTCTAAAAACCGTTGAAAATCCCGGAGAACTGCAATTGCTGGCACGTTCACTGGCAACTTGTCTAAAAATTCCAGCGCTTGCAGGGGATTGCGCTTAGCATAGCCCTGGTCATTGGGGTTCCCCTGATACCCCTCGACGAAATCCCACACATACACCGCCCGACTACTTTGCTTGGCACAGTGGGCAATAGCTTGCTCGACTCGTTCTTCTTCCCTAGTGGGAATGTAAAGCAGAGGATACCTAGCTCGCAGCAGTAAGTCAAATTCTTGGTGGAATTGGGAGTCCATGATCATATTAAAACCTTGGCAGTCATGCAACCTCACAGGCTATAGTCTACCGGGAATCTGCCCAGGGCAGATAACTCACAACCTAGTCCTTGTCGATGCTTAGCAAGCGACAATGAAATCATTGCAGCACGATGTCTGCTTTCTGATACGGCAGGGTAGTCTACACAAGAGCGGCCTATGGGACACACCTGTAATCGTCCCTGCTTGCGTTATCTATAGACTAAATAAGCATTAACTTGCATCTATCATGACATTTAGTGAGGCTTACCAACCTACTCGTCCGATCGTTCAACTATTGCAACAGGCCGACTCATCTAAGAGTGGACGCTTTTTGGTTGTCTACCAGTCAATAACTTGGGTTGTTTATGTAGACGCTGGCAGCATTGTTTATGCATCGAACTCGATTGAACCCTTTGAGCGCCTGGATCGCCATCTACTTCAACTCAGCTATCGGGTTACCAATCTGGTGGCTGAAACCCGATCGCAACTGCGATCGCACTTCTCCACCCAGAGTCCTATACCGATAACTCACGGTACAGACTACCAGGCCATTTGCTGGTTAGTAGAACAGCGTCTCCTCAGTGCTGTTGCAGCCACAGAACTAATCGAAGGGCTGATCAAAGAAGTGTTGGAGTCTTTGCTATTGCTCTCAGAGGGACAGTGTGAATTTACAGAAGGGCGACCATTGTCACCTCGCTATTATCGGTTAGCGTTGCCGCCTTTGATTGCTACTTGTCAGCAACGTATTCAAGCATGGCAAGCACTTGCTCCCCACATTTGGTCGCCCTATCAACGCCCCTATTGGGTTGGTCAATCTCGAAGTCAACAGCCAGATGTGCCTAGCGATTGCCAACGATTGTTATCTAAGCTCCGGGGTTATAGCTTTCGGCAGTTAGCAGCGGCCTTGAATCAAGATGAGTTGACCATTGCCCAGACAATTTTGCCCCATGTCGTAGCTGGCACTGTGTTACTGCGTGACCCCCAGGGTCCTTTTGACCAACTTCCTAGAATTCCGACACACCCGATCGCAGCCCTGTCGGCCTTAGGTACATCAACTGTCGCCAGCCATGCCCCGGCTGATGAGCGCACTGTGCTCCAGCTACCACTTTCCGCCGGCCAGCCAACAGCTACCTATACGATTGCCTGCATTGATGATGGCCCTACTACAGGCAGAGATATGAGGCGGTATCTTAATCCGAACACATTTTCCATTCATGTTGTGAGCGATCCCTTGAAGGCATTGATTCAAGTAATTCGCCTGAAGCCTAATCTAATTTTTCTGGATATTGGTCTACCTGGTATTGATGGGTATAAATTATGTCGTCTACTCCGTAACCATCCGCTATTTAGCAGAACGCCGATCGTTATGCTGACGAGCACAACAGGTATTATTGATCGGGCAAAGGCCAAGTTTGCTGGGGCATCTGATTATTTAACGAAGCCCTTTACCAAGGCAGACCTTCTAGAGATTGTGTACCGCTACTTCCCACCCTCCTAAACATCGTGGGGAACTTAATGGATTCAGGTTGCTTCTATC is a genomic window of Cyanobacteriota bacterium containing:
- a CDS encoding AAA family ATPase; the protein is MDSQFHQEFDLLLRARYPLLYIPTREEERVEQAIAHCAKQSSRAVYVWDFVEGYQGNPNDQGYAKRNPLQALEFLDKLPVNVPAIAVLRDFQRFLDDTSISRKLKNLARTLKSQPKNVVILSTQVTIPDDLTEVLTLLDFPLPNRSEIQAEIERLLVATGQVLDAPSLDEFVRSSQGLSIERIRRVLARAIATHGSLLPSDVDLILEEKRQTIRQTQILDFYPAKEDITDIGGLDNLKDWLIRRGGAFSEAARQYGLPHPRGLLLVGIQGTGKSLTAKAIAHHWHLPLLRLDVGRLFAGLVGESESRTRQMIQLAEALAPCVLWIDEIDKAFTGIDGRGDGGTTNRVFGTFITWLAEKTSPVFVVATANDVQALPPEMLRKGRFDEVFFVGLPNQEERQAIFRVHLARLRPHNLKSYDLERLAYETLDFSGAEIEQAIVEAMHIGFSQGRDFTTEDILEAASQTVPLAQTAKEQIQALQVWAMSGKARLASRTTPLKINNQ
- a CDS encoding response regulator yields the protein MTFSEAYQPTRPIVQLLQQADSSKSGRFLVVYQSITWVVYVDAGSIVYASNSIEPFERLDRHLLQLSYRVTNLVAETRSQLRSHFSTQSPIPITHGTDYQAICWLVEQRLLSAVAATELIEGLIKEVLESLLLLSEGQCEFTEGRPLSPRYYRLALPPLIATCQQRIQAWQALAPHIWSPYQRPYWVGQSRSQQPDVPSDCQRLLSKLRGYSFRQLAAALNQDELTIAQTILPHVVAGTVLLRDPQGPFDQLPRIPTHPIAALSALGTSTVASHAPADERTVLQLPLSAGQPTATYTIACIDDGPTTGRDMRRYLNPNTFSIHVVSDPLKALIQVIRLKPNLIFLDIGLPGIDGYKLCRLLRNHPLFSRTPIVMLTSTTGIIDRAKAKFAGASDYLTKPFTKADLLEIVYRYFPPS